A stretch of DNA from Oryza brachyantha chromosome 4, ObraRS2, whole genome shotgun sequence:
TAATAAtcaatataaaaagttaactttctcaaaaaaaataaaataaaaaagttaaccacacttttgtaaaaaaaagagtgtCGTACCTTTTTTGAGTTAACCATTCATGGAACCATGAAAACTAAGGTGTAACATGTAAAATTCTAACCTATTTAAATTCGTCTAACATGAGATATGGCAATCCTAAGCAATATTTAGCAATGAACTAAATAGCCTATTGGTCTTTCCCTATTCCATTCTTTTGTGGCTCAGGGCTGGCTGGTGAATTATCAATGACCTGGGTGCCTCACCATATATATCACAAAGGCAGCAAAAATGCCATGTGACACAATGACGTGTAATCTGCGAGAGTTagtgattaataattttcaaTAGTGAGGAGAAAACAACGGTACCAACTACCCAGCACACATTATAATACATAGATGGATAAACCCatgataattttgttattgtaTTATGCGCGCCTTGAACGGTTGGGGATTTCTACGAGGATTCCTTCTAGTTGGTAAGTAAAGATGTATGTCAACCCTGCGACAGCTACGGTGGTGCACCACTTTGCTCGATCCACTACTAGTTCTCGTGCCTTAGACAGTGAGAGTCCGTAACATAGATAAATCCTTCTCAAATAGATAATCagatatgatttattatacaTAAGAGTTTCttgtacaaattttgattCTTTCTACATGTGGTCCGCAAGTGTTTATTTTCCTACCCATTGGGTTGCCAATAAATAGGTTGTGTTTTTATCAGCAGATTATCCTCATATTTTTCGTCGGCTTTTGCGTGCATGTTTTCATAACTACTAAACCCGTATTtctatagtatatttttttaaactttagaGTAgttatttcatcatttataccattaaatacctattaaaaatcagatagTCTTTTATCACCAAAGTAACACAACATAGTACACATCTAGTTTTGAGATGAGTAATATCTTTAGAAATATGTGTAATTCGGTACGGGTTACATAATATCTTCCAAGTAACAAGCCTAGTTAcatctattataatattattaaaattccatattttaattttataacaatCGATTTAAATTTACATACTATCAACTAAGTACTATAAATCGTCTGTCTACCCAACCGTTGTTCTTACAAGTGTGTTGACATTTTGATTGCAACGGGTATGTGTTTTTCTTCCAGTAGATTTCATGAATATAGGCATATGTTGGTACagataaaagtttttaacTATAGTATATTACTCTCTACGTTGTAAAGTATAAGCATTTTATATTGAATGTACCACAATGTAAACATTAATATCACTATTCATAGCAATACTTATTCCATcgattattttttactcaaaACTTCTTATTTTATCCACAACTACCCTCCTATATCTATTTATTCATCGAGTGAgaatatattctttttcttaatcttAATAAAGCTATATGATTTagacatatttatatcttGGAGCGAAGGTTACGGAGACAGTAAATTATACATCCGCGCCAAAGTTTTTGAAATACAAGCACAATGTACTCACAAAAGAATCCCTTGTCCCGATGGGCGTAGgagaagaaaaccaaaaaCCACCGATATTAAAAAACAGAGTGATGTGTATCtaaaagtttataataatatcatataaaCTACATCCAGAATGCGACGGGTTCGATTGACCGATCGATCAAACTTTTGTCGGCGACCGTGTACGGCCTGGACGAGCGAGCCATGCGGCCTGCGAGGCTGCGATCTCCAGCTCCCCGTTCTTGCCGTACCTGAGACGGAAGGTGGTCATGCGCAGGACGCGGCGGACCGGGCGCATCGGCCTGTGGCCGTGCCTGTGCCCCACCGCCTCCAGGAGGCAAAACCGGCGGCTTCCGATGCGCACCAGCTTCGCGTTTTGATGCCGCTTGTCGTCCGGGTCGAAGAGCCTCTCCCCGCACAGCTTCCACCGCGGTGGCatcggcaccgccgccgcctcgccggagggggaggcggcggagagaggaggggcgaGGTCGCAGGAGCAGACGTGGCCAAGGCCCTCGCTGCGGCGGCAGAGCCCGACCCACGCGTCCAGCTCGGCGACGTAGTAGGCCTGCCCCTGGAACGGCAGCATCCACTCGCCGCGGTGCCTCCACTCCAGGTGCTCGTCGGCCTCGAAGGAGAAGGTGTGCTCCGTGGCGTCCATGCGCACGGAGACGAAGAGGGTGCGGCCGTCCGGGTGCAGCGCGTGGCACACGGCGCGGTGGATGTTGAACGGCGGCTGGGAGTAGGCCGTGATGTTCTCCCAGGCCcaccgcttgtcgccgccgtcgtccatgGCCGGCGGCTGCGCGCCGAGCATCTCCATGGAGCTCGGGGATATCTTGAAGAGTATGCCGCGGACGGACGCGAACAAGGGGTGGCTCACGCGGCTGTAGATCGACAGCAGCGGGTAGACGGACAATCCCGATGACTCGGTATGCAACACGGCGACGCCGGGGCTGCCGGAGACGGGGAACATGGCCAGGATCTTGCTGCCGTAGGCGGCGAAATAACTGGAGCACCCGTGCTTCGCCTCCACGCGGACCACCGGGGgcacgccgtcgtcctcgtcggagTCCGGGTgatcggcggcgtcggggtcGAACGCCTCAACGTCCACCTTGTGGATGCTGTATCCCCTCTCCCAGTCCTCCAGCACCACGTACAGATGCTGCCGTCgctgcgcctgcgccggcCGCTTCGCCGCGCGAccggagcagcagcaagccCGCGGTCGCTTCGCCATGTCCGAATCACGACGATTCCCGAGaccacctcttcctcctcccaacCGTGCAGAACAGCATATATAGACCGCAGCTTACGCTGATCGGAATCGGAAACGGAATTAAGCTTAAGCTGATCGGAATCTGAACCGACTATTGATCCAAACAGGTTTCCAGGTCAAAGCCAATCAGGTAAGTTAGGAGGACAAAATTTGGCCAACAAAATGCTTGTGATGTTCATCAGCATTAATCACATAGGCACAGTTTTAAAACGCATGTTTCTTGCAGAGAAGGTAATATATCCACCAAAATTCCAGAATACATATTGAGcattaaaagaacaaaaagcAAATAAGTTCATACAAACATACGCAAACGTACAGTGCTGAGGCAAATTTTTCTCTGCTAGGAGAAATTTACTGTTGCCTCAAGTCTGCTAGGAGACTGAAAAACTTGAGTGCGAGCACCACATCGTTCATCTCATCATTTGTACTGCACGGCTCATGTAAAGGGCCGTAACTCTTCTTGGTACTGCACGGCTCATGTAAAGGCCCGTCACTCTTCTTGGCAAAACCAGAGACGGCTGCAAAGGGAGTAATAAAGCATGGTGAGATTATATCACTTGCGTAAGATTAAGGAACGCTGAAAGCTGTAAAGGTGTGGTTGATCATTGATAATGGAGAAAGTTAACTCATGTCCAGAAATCACAACTTAACGCTAGTAAACAACAAAGTCCGGTTCCAGAAGTAACAAAATGTGTTTGTTTAAAACGGTCCAAATATACATGCGACAGAAAAATAAGACTTACACATATGGCTTGCATTCAACGATGCCTCCTGTCTCTGTATTCATCTCTAGAATACCGCTGTTCATAGTCCCTCCGAGAATAGTGGTAAAAATCATCATGTCTGGACCTCTTTGGATCACGGCTATCGGAATCTCTATTTTTGCGTCGACCATATTCTTCATGCCTCCTATTTGGATCATACCTATCATCGCCCTGTCTCCTATTTGGATCATACCTGTCCTCGTCCTGCCTCCTACTTGGTTCATACCTATCTTCAACTTTTCTTTTGTAGTCTCTGTCGATATCACTTCCGTCTTTCCTCCTCTCTGGTTCACGCTCTTGCCTATCTTCGTCCCTCTCCCTCTGCTTCTGTTTCTCCAACacctttctctcttcctccctctgcTTCTCCAGCTCTTTAgcctttctctcttcctccctctgcttctgcctctcctgctcttttctctcttcctcctcctgcaccTTTTGCTTTTCTAGCTCCTTTCTCTTCTCATCCTgactccttttcttttcctccaaCTCATGCTTTATCTGCCTTGCTGATTTCCTATCCTCACGGCTGTCAGAACTCACATCTGATTCACTATCACTGCTACTGCTGTAATCTGAACTCTCTGAGCTCTCACTTGAGCTAGGCaaacttcttttcttttgggcAGCCAAGCTTGACCGTGCATCAAGGTATCTTTTCCTTTCACGAGCATGGCCCTCTGAATCAGAATCAGTATCATGCCTCTTGCGCTTATCAACATTCTTTCCAGAGctctcttccttctctttaCCTCTTTGTGCTTGTTTATCACTATGGTGATAGGACTTGGGAATATTCTTCCTTTCCTTCACATAAGTTTCTGAATCAGTCTCTGATTCATCACTGTACTGGCCCTTCCGAAGGACCTTGCTGTGTGGTTTACCATCTTTTGAATCATTGTATGGGATCTTAACAGATTTCTTCTCTCCATAGCCATCACTAGCCAATTCACTCTTCAATTTATCACGGAACTGGTCCTGTCTATCAGCATCCTTCCGGGACTTATGTTCAGATTCACGGCGAGAAatctttgaatattttgatctTTCACCATTATCGCTGTCTGAGTCACTTTCTGACTCATCAGAATACTTGCCTTTAGGAGCCTTTCTTCGGGGCTTATCATCTTTAGATTCACGGCGAGAATTATTTGTagatttcttcttcttatCATAGTCGCTCCCTGACTCACTATATGAACCATCACTCTCTGAGTCACTATCTGAATCATCAACATGCTTGGCCTTTCTAGGCTTTTCATCTTCCGAGTCATGGCGGTGGGAGATCGTGGCAGGTTTCTTTCTCTCATCACGATTGCTCTTCCCATGTTTTGTTGTCTTCTTGCCATAATCACTATCTGAATCAGACACTGAATCATGGCGAGAGCTCTTTCCACGCTTTGCATTCTTATGATCACTCTCAGAGTCAGACTCTGGATCATGGCAAGAGCTCTTTCCACGCTTTGCATTCTTATGGTCACTCTCAGAATCATCATCTGTATCATGACGGGAGTTCTTCATGTGTTTACTGCGCCTCTTTTCGTCATATTTGGACTCAGGATCGTCTTCTGAGCCATTGCGAAAATTCTTCTTGTTATCATCATGATCTGAATCTGCAGCATGCCCAAGCTTACCCTTCCTAGAACTTTTTACATGACTCTTTGCATCACCCCCTTTATCCTTCTTACCCTTCTTTGCATGCCTTCTGTCATCGTTTGAAGTCTTGCCATCTTTTGGCCCATTGATATGCAAACCTTCATACTCATTACCAGGAACAAGCTCCCCAGACTCCACGTCACTTTCTAAATCTATGTTCTTCACTGGTTTATCATCAACATTTAAACCAAGAGCAGCCCTCAGCGTCTCAAGCTGCTTCTCCTTCCTTGCAGCAACGTGGTGGCTTTGTGTGTCTGTAAACCTGAGAGAATTCACCTTCTTGTCAGAAATTAAATGACAATACAGAAACAGAACAAACAAATGAACATATAACGTGCAAAGATAGTgaaacacatgcatatgcagTAGTAGACTAGAATTCACCTTCTTGCCAGAAATTAAATTGACCATCCATAAACAGAACAAACAAATGAAACATATAAATTGTGAAAAACTGAAACAATGAAACACGTGCATATGTTGGAAGTTGGAACCATAGTACACGTATAGTATGTTACAAAACAAACAGAAGCAGGCATAATAAACTAGTACAAGCAACTATTCAGTTTCAGAAATAAAACAATCCCAAACACTATCTGACAAGACAAACTTCTAAGCATGCATCACCAGCTTCCCTCTCCTATACATGTGAAACAGCATAGCCAAAAGACGAGCACTTCGATCTCTACACGTACCCTTTGCCCCGAGGTGGCTGCCGCCCGCCCCCACggccttcctcctccgcggccGCAGTGGCCGCGGCCTCGATCTCGGCCTCCTTGCGCGCCTCCTCGACGCGCTCCTCGATCTCCCCCTCCGTGTACCCCTGCTCCTCGAGCGCGTCCCTCAGCAGGAGCAGCCGCAGCTCCACCTGCCGTTTCCGGTCGTGCTCCAGGATCTCCTTGTTCGGCTTGCGCATCCCGCCGAgaccccctccgccgccgccggcgtcgccgtcgaatCCCGGGGCCAGCGCCCTCGGGGGCCCTCCCGCCGACGAGGTCCGCGGCTTGATGAAGAACTTGTTCGTCTGCACGTACCCATTCGTGCCCGACCCCCGCGCCGTCTGCAGACCGATGCCGTTGTAcatggcggcgtcggcggtgacggcggcagcggctggccggggaggaggaggtggtggtggtggtcgtccGGTGAAACCCTAGGGTTCGATCGGTTTGGGCTCGGGGATTTTTGTCGAGGGGGGTTTGGTTCGCGAGATCCCCAATTTGGGACGGAGACGGGATGAGCGtgagggggagagaggaggagggggataTTATTCGTGCCGCCGCGTTGTTCCCTTGTGGGCCGGAGGGTTTGAGCCGGTTCTGATCGGggcgaggaaaaaaaaaaggcccacTTTAACTCCATCATGTTCGATTGTTGTCCCCGGACCATATAAAACCGGGTATAAATATTACATCAACTATCAACGCCAGATTGAATTATATCCCTTAGCAGTTTGGACAATAGTTCTTTCCTATATGATGTATATTCGGTACATTCACCCGATATTTATACAACGTTGGTGCCTATGTGGCGCTTATATGCTGTCATGTCATGGttagcaaaaatataaaagtccaATGGGAACCACATGTCATCTAGTGGCGGAGCCAGAAATTATTTAAAGCCTGTGCGACGGGCAAGCataactataattaaatatattatctataCTCTTAATTGCTTGATCAGCAGTGTTTTGTATCACGATTGGTAATCCTCTTATGGTTTAGCGCCGAAAACCCCATACATCCGTCCTGGTTGTGCGAGAGGTGAATTCACCGCTGAACGTAGATGATTTAACTAATCTAGACCCACATCTCATTTTTCCCTCCCTCTCATCTCATTTTTCCCTCCCTCTCATCCCTTCGCTCCTTCATCCTTCCCTCTCCCATTGTCTCCATCAGCCGTTAACATTGTACCCTAGGATGGAAGAAAGGGAGCATATCGGTGAGCGACGACTCCACGAGAAGAGACGATGGTGGAGGAAGCGACAATGAAGTTACAGTGGAGGGGCCATCaagcatttttattttgctatagtATCACGTTGAATTGGTTAATGGTATGGTTTTCTAAAACTCTTCTACTATAATATTCAGGTTATGTGTAACACGGCAAAACTCATGTGATTTTTTGCAGTTTGAACCAAAATAtggttttatgaaatttatatttattatggtTTAAGTCAATAAAAATTAGACTACAATGAGAAAATCCTCAAACTAACTCcataattaagttttaaaatttaaattttgacagcaCTAAGATACAAGTGATAGGAGATTATACATTATGTATAACTATACAAGTAATTTCCGTTTCTCAATGAAGTATAttgaaaatactaaaaatttgagAGCTCGTAGTATCTGCAAGTACCAAATAACGTAGCACGTGCTAGTAGTTTCTtatgaattataaaattactcttagAAAAAGggaatttggtttataatatAGCACTAGAAAATTGGCTGGCCCATAACCATTGAAGTCATCGGAAGTTTGAGATGCTCCatataataagaaaaattagaCGTGTAAGATAATATtcgatcaattttttttaaagaaagtaTTAGCTGTTGTGAGTTTGTATTGCTTTTATTCCAGTAGAATTTTAGCATTGTGAATGGGACTTTTATGTTCTTAAAGACCCAACTCTCCACGAGTAAAACTCAACTTCCAACTCTTGTGCGACCATCTGGGGCACCTGAAAATAACATCATGGTATACCGATAATTGATTCCAATGACCAAACAATATCAGGCttatcagcagcagcagcacagcgTACAAAGTTGGGTACAAAAAATGGTGAGACAACACAACCACCTCATCAATTCATAACGACTTCGGTGTCGTTAAGTCTACGGCCTTTTGTCTCGAAAGGGAAAAATGAGACGGCCAGCCCGGAGAGGAAGATTACAAGCTCAAAGAGAAGGATCGCCGTCGTCTGCTGGCAGCTGTGTACTAGAGCAACAGCGACGAGTGGGCAGAGGATTCCTCCAATCCTACCTACGGAGCTCGCCACGCCAATGCCGGTTGTTCTGACAGAGGTTGGGTATATCTGAAAATTTAAGCAAAAAATGGAAACAGTTAGCATCATCTGACTGAGTTCATCTTCCATTGCAAGATCTGTTGTCATAACGATGATACGGAAAAGCATGTGATTCACTGACCTCTGGAGCATAAATGTATACAATTGTAAAGCTAGCAGAGATACAAAGCCGGGCTCCAAACAAAGAGATCCTCGTTAGCATGTCCGTCCGGGAAAAAACCAGTGGGAATAAGAAAACACAGCTTGTGAATAGCATAGATGCCATCGACAGCTTCCTACCAATTCTATCCACAATCATGGCCGACAAAATTGATCCTGGAATCTCTGTTTCAAGAAAACATGACAGCATTTGTTGTTAAAATGGAGATCATAAGCACTGGAAGAACATTAATGATGTCCAGCAAAAACCAACCTGCAAAGCTAGATATAAAAACGTTTTTGTATAAGCTTGCGTCATTTGAGCGTATGGATTCAACCTCCTCTTTTGCACATATCCTATTTCCGTTACTTAACTCTGATGTGAGCAGAACAATTCCATAATAGGAAAAGGCATTTCCAAAGAAAGCCATCCATAGGAGCAGGGTTGCTCTTATCAATTTTGGCGACAGCAGCTTCGCTATAGACAGACCTCCTAAACTGGAACCTTTCTCTTCAACGATGGTGTCATTTTCTTCAGCATCAGCAAGAAGTGTTGTAGACTCAGATGTTGAAAGTTCATCTAGCTCAATGTTTTTGTCAGAAACAAGATTTCCGGAAGGGAGTTGTACATTGTTTAGTCTAGCCATTTTCTCCAATACATCCATAGCTTCTGCTATTCTGCCTTTCATGCATAGGAACCTTGGTGACTCTGGCGtaataacataaaataaaagcaGAACAAATGACGGAACAGAAGACAATGCTAGCAACCATCTCCAGCCAAACTTGGGCATTACTGTCTGCGATTAGCATGGTGAAAAGATAGTTACAGTAATGACAGGATCAAGAAActaacacaaatatatattcacaaTGAGAATGTATGACTAGAGATGTCTATGTAGAACATGAATCTTTGTTGTAGACCTTTGCATCATCCACCAAGTCAAAGCATAGAT
This window harbors:
- the LOC121054173 gene encoding uncharacterized protein LOC121054173, with amino-acid sequence MAKRPRACCCSGRAAKRPAQAQRRQHLYVVLEDWERGYSIHKVDVEAFDPDAADHPDSDEDDGVPPVVRVEAKHGCSSYFAAYGSKILAMFPVSGSPGVAVLHTESSGLSVYPLLSIYSRVSHPLFASVRGILFKISPSSMEMLGAQPPAMDDGGDKRWAWENITAYSQPPFNIHRAVCHALHPDGRTLFVSVRMDATEHTFSFEADEHLEWRHRGEWMLPFQGQAYYVAELDAWVGLCRRSEGLGHVCSCDLAPPLSAASPSGEAAAVPMPPRWKLCGERLFDPDDKRHQNAKLVRIGSRRFCLLEAVGHRHGHRPMRPVRRVLRMTTFRLRYGKNGELEIAASQAAWLARPGRTRSPTKV
- the LOC102710301 gene encoding zinc finger CCCH domain-containing protein 13 yields the protein MYNGIGLQTARGSGTNGYVQTNKFFIKPRTSSAGGPPRALAPGFDGDAGGGGGGLGGMRKPNKEILEHDRKRQVELRLLLLRDALEEQGYTEGEIEERVEEARKEAEIEAAATAAAEEEGRGGGRQPPRGKGFTDTQSHHVAARKEKQLETLRAALGLNVDDKPVKNIDLESDVESGELVPGNEYEGLHINGPKDGKTSNDDRRHAKKGKKDKGGDAKSHVKSSRKGKLGHAADSDHDDNKKNFRNGSEDDPESKYDEKRRSKHMKNSRHDTDDDSESDHKNAKRGKSSCHDPESDSESDHKNAKRGKSSRHDSVSDSDSDYGKKTTKHGKSNRDERKKPATISHRHDSEDEKPRKAKHVDDSDSDSESDGSYSESGSDYDKKKKSTNNSRRESKDDKPRRKAPKGKYSDESESDSDSDNGERSKYSKISRRESEHKSRKDADRQDQFRDKLKSELASDGYGEKKSVKIPYNDSKDGKPHSKVLRKGQYSDESETDSETYVKERKNIPKSYHHSDKQAQRGKEKEESSGKNVDKRKRHDTDSDSEGHARERKRYLDARSSLAAQKKRSLPSSSESSESSDYSSSSDSESDVSSDSREDRKSARQIKHELEEKKRSQDEKRKELEKQKVQEEEERKEQERQKQREEERKAKELEKQREEERKVLEKQKQRERDEDRQEREPERRKDGSDIDRDYKRKVEDRYEPSRRQDEDRYDPNRRQGDDRYDPNRRHEEYGRRKNRDSDSRDPKRSRHDDFYHYSRRDYEQRYSRDEYRDRRHR
- the LOC102719857 gene encoding organic cation/carnitine transporter 7, which gives rise to MEEDQSATYSVDDALLSSGFGRFQILILSYAGVGLIAEAMEMMLLSFVGPSVQLEWKLSAHQESMITSIVFVGMLIGAYSWGVVSDNYGRRRGFLFTAIVTSGAGFLSAFAPNYVSLISLRFLVGVGLGGGPVLGSWFLEFVPAPTRGTWMVVFSAFWTVGTIFEASLAWTVMPKFGWRWLLALSSVPSFVLLLFYVITPESPRFLCMKGRIAEAMDVLEKMARLNNVQLPSGNLVSDKNIELDELSTSESTTLLADAEENDTIVEEKGSSLGGLSIAKLLSPKLIRATLLLWMAFFGNAFSYYGIVLLTSELSNGNRICAKEEVESIRSNDASLYKNVFISSFAEIPGSILSAMIVDRIGRKLSMASMLFTSCVFLFPLVFSRTDMLTRISLFGARLCISASFTIVYIYAPEIYPTSVRTTGIGVASSVGRIGGILCPLVAVALVHSCQQTTAILLFELVIFLSGLAVSFFPFETKGRRLNDTEVVMN